A stretch of the Apteryx mantelli isolate bAptMan1 chromosome 3, bAptMan1.hap1, whole genome shotgun sequence genome encodes the following:
- the LRRN4 gene encoding leucine-rich repeat neuronal protein 4, translating into MFLLLLVLSLLVGNTASGPVSRAETAASRDVTTVFQLAQEDSWENVNLTSMSCEDRKNSTWITLQLTNSSLTAFPVCLPEVLETLDLSNNLLEEVNSTEIANLPQLRTLLLRQNCLQAVRWGSEALSSLQYLDLSFNKLSSVPSCHTSSLPNLRWLSLAGNPLTEIQPLAFSCYPRLQFLNLSATLLGQDDSKGIRESAFAISTSPHEARNRPENTINMLDLSGTFLEKIQPEWTRDLLNLRSLHLTKMSQLRSLDTDFFKSMPHLRELNCQDSHSLGFVRTEMFDNAPHLSHLSFQNCNLSSFSPWNINSSDSIIIDLHGNPLSCDCGLSWLLSKPEKVVLQKASDTFCNTSQEDWDRPSASFSLLELYDKCQSERNITLPDSNTPPPEDGAFSVTSYDDTTAASTTDSAPTTTAASTTDSASLPEDTFSSFLIQRNITGTTAANPTEQILTKVNSSSHEEEAVSESMSNPPSFTLVTTSPGFLKELYSQSSGYSSMSEGETDQEFTTTNTVFPQEGLFNQPTSDYSATATVNPDATNHYIHSFATNTGEGTAQTNLPQLNSTKTNAQLDPAFTRALIHYVDDYDYDDQTTETPVQPVYTSCDYNPCRHLQKPCSELQSASQCLCPGISREDEVPDPPRLRDVSEVTDSSAQIHWCAPNSVVHTYQLMLHAQGNEERQFVLDNIYSTARQYTLYNLLPYTTYHICVTALNKAGSSQTASQEISGNPCTKFKTKPSYKSVFAALTAASGLFLISTIVLSICLCKACKKPPSEQYGTHLVSYKNPAFDYPLKLQTTN; encoded by the exons ATGTTTCTGCTCTTGCTCGTCCTCTCTCTGCTGGTGGGGAACACAGCGTCAGGCCCAGTGAGCAGAGCCGAGACTGCAGCATCCAGGGATGTCACCACCGTTTTCCAGCTGGCTCAGGAAGACTCTTGGGAGAATGTTAACCTCACCAGCATGTCCTGCGAGGATCGGAAGAACAGCACCTGGATCACCCTGCAGCTGACCAACAGCAGCCTGACAGCTTTCCCTGTCTGCCTACCGGAGGTCCTGGAGACCCTGGATCTCAGCAACAATCTCTTAGAAGAAGTGAACAGCACAGAGATAGCAAACCTCCCGCAGCTGCGCACCCTCTTGCTAAGGCAAAACTGTCTCCAAGCAGTTAGATGGGGATCTGAAGCCCTCAGCAGTCTCCAATACCTGGACTTAAGCTTTAATAAGCTGTCATCTGTGCCGTCATGCCACACCTCTTCCCTGCCTAACTTGAGATGGTTGTCCCTGGCTGGAAATCCACTGACTGAAATTCAGCCACTGGCTTTTTCCTGTTACCCTCGGCTACAGTTCCTGAACCTCTCTGCAACTCTTCTTGGGCAGGATGACAGCAAAGGAATTAGGGAGTCTGCCTTTGCCATCAGCACATCTCCCCATGAGGCCAGGAACAGGCCTGAAAACACCATCAACATGCTTGATCTGAGTGGGACCTTTCTTGAGAAAA TTCAACCAGAGTGGACCAGAGACTTGCTCAACCTCAGATCACTTCACCTGACAAAGATGTCACAATTAAGAAGCCTCGATACTGACTTTTTCAAGTCCATGCCTCACCTCAGAGAGCTGAACTGCCAAGACTCCCACTCGCTGGGTTTCGTGAGGACAGAGATGTTTGACAATGCTCCTCATCTGAGCCATCTCTCATTCCAGAA CTGTAACCTGAGTTCCTTTAGTCCTTGGAATATCAATTCATCCGACAGCATCATCATCGACTTGCATGGAAATCCCCTATCATGCGATTGTGGGCTCTCCTGGCTGCTCTCCAAGCCTGAGAAAGTTGTGCTGCAAAA GGCATCGGACACCTTCTGCAACACATCCCAAGAAGACTGGGACAGACCTTCAGCATCTTTTTCATTGCTAGAGCTCTATGATAAATGCCAATCTGAAAGAAACATCACGCTGCCAGATTCAAACACACCCCCTCCTGAAGACGGTGCTTTCAGCGTTACCAGTTATGATGACACTACTGCAGCATCAACAACAGACTCTGCTCCCACTACTACAGCGGCATCAACAACAGACTCTGCTTCACTACCCGAAGACACTTTCAGCAGCTTCCTAATTCAGAGGAATATAACAGGCACAACTGCAGCAAACCCAACTGAGCAGATCCTCACAAAGGTCAACAGTTCCTCCCACGAGGAGGAGGCAGTTTCCGAATCCATGAGCAATCCCCCTTCCTTCACGTTGGTAACCACCTCCCCGGGTTTTCTCAAAGAGCTCTATAGTCAGTCCTCAGGTTATAGCTCCATGAGTGAAGGTGAAACAGATCAGGAGTTCACAACAACCAACACTGTGTTTCCCCAGGAAGGACTCTTCAACCAGCCTACTAGCGATTATTCTGCTACAGCAACAGTAAATCCAGACGCCACCAACCATTATATTCACTCCTTTGCTACTAACACTGGGGAAGGTACAGCACAGACAAACCTACCACAGCTGAACTCAACAAAGACCAACGCTCAGTTGGATCCTGCCTTCACCAGAGCATTGATACACTATGTAGATGATTATGACTACGATGATCAGACAACAGAAACCCCAGTGCAACCTGTGTACACCTCCTGTGACTACAATCCTTGCAGACACCTTCAGAAACCATGCAGTGAGCTTCAGAGTGCATCCCAGTGTTTATGTCCTGGCATTTCGAGAGAAGATGAGGTTCCAGATCCACCAAGACTCAGAGATGTGTCTGAAGTTACGGACAGCTCTGCACAGATACACTGGTGTGCCCCAAATTCAGTTGTTCATACCTACCAGCTGATGCTTCATGCCCAAGGCAATGAGGAGAGGCAGTTTGTCCTGGACAATATTTATTCCACAGCAAGGCAGTACACACTGTATAATCTATTACCATACACCACTTACCACATTTGCGTGACTGCTTTAAACAAAGCAGGATCAAGCCAGACGGCAAGTCAGGAAATTTCAGGTAATCCATGTACCAAATTTAAAACAAAGCCCAGCTACAAGTCTGTCTTTGCTGCTCTGACTGCAGCAAGTGGACTCTTTCTAATTTCCACTATTGTATTGTCTATATGTCTGTGTAAGGCATGCAAAAAGCCTCCTAGTGAGCAATATGGTACACACCTTGTCTCTTATAAGAACCCAGCATTTGATTATCCCTTAAAACTGCAAACAACTAATTAG